One region of bacterium genomic DNA includes:
- the gyrA gene encoding DNA gyrase subunit A, which translates to MLSDGQHIVNINIEEEMKNSYLDYSMSVIVQRALPDVRDGLKPVHRRILFGMNELGCASNKPYKKSARIVGEVMGKFHPHGDSAIYDTLVRMVQDFSLRYPLIDGQGNFGSIDGDGAAAMRYTESRLDKLAEDVLEDIEKNTVDFLPNYDGSLQEPTVLPSRLPNLLINGSSGIAVGMATNFPPHNLNETAAGIKLLVDHPDATAEDLMKLVKGPDFPTGAFIYGSAGIREAYRTGRGRVVIRARATIESSKGGKDAIVVTEIPYQVNKTRLIEKIVELVRDKKVNGISDIRDESDREGMRLVIELKRDAVAKVVLNQLYKHTQMQSTFGVIMLALVKGQPRVLTLKQVMEQFILHRLEVIVRRTRFDLDKAEARAHILEGLKIALDHIDEVIKLIRASATTEIARDGLMARFALSELQAKAILEMRLQRLTGLERDKLEQELKALRELIFDLKQILADEARQRAIIKEELDDAVARYGDKRRTEIIPDEGEFTIEDMIAEEDVVVTLSDDGFIKRQPVSAFRRQNRGGRGITGSGTKEEDHIEHLFIASTHNHMLFFTENGHCYWLKVHEIPQAGRASKGRAIVNLLEKPRDEKIAAVINVKSFDPERYIVMATENGIIKKTSLEAYSRPRKAGINAIEIREGDRLMNCKLTDGSHEILLGTDEGKAIRFSEKEVRPMGRTASGVIGIQLDDGVKVVGMVVTAKQDAQILVACESGMGKRTSLEEYRATHRGGKGIITVKVTEKTGRMVTMMEVSDENDLMIITERGVMIRQPVDQIRLIGRATQGVKLIRLDEGDKIASIDKVVADREMDAMGIPIGPDDGEELDEGNGEENGVQPDAGEDEAPPAAAEDPDDEE; encoded by the coding sequence ATGCTATCCGACGGCCAGCACATCGTCAACATCAACATCGAAGAGGAGATGAAGAACTCCTACCTGGACTACTCCATGTCGGTGATCGTCCAGCGGGCTCTTCCGGACGTGCGCGACGGCCTCAAGCCGGTGCACCGCCGCATCCTTTTCGGCATGAACGAACTGGGCTGCGCCTCCAACAAGCCCTACAAGAAAAGCGCCCGCATCGTGGGCGAGGTGATGGGCAAGTTCCATCCCCACGGCGACAGCGCCATCTACGACACCCTGGTGCGCATGGTGCAGGACTTCAGCCTGCGCTACCCGCTCATCGACGGGCAGGGCAACTTCGGCAGCATCGACGGCGACGGCGCGGCGGCCATGCGCTACACCGAGTCGCGCCTGGACAAGCTGGCCGAGGACGTGCTGGAGGATATCGAGAAGAACACGGTGGACTTCCTGCCCAACTACGACGGCAGCCTGCAGGAGCCCACCGTCCTGCCCAGCCGCCTGCCCAACCTGCTCATCAACGGCAGCTCCGGCATCGCCGTGGGCATGGCCACCAACTTCCCGCCCCACAACCTGAACGAGACGGCGGCGGGCATCAAACTGCTGGTGGACCATCCCGACGCCACCGCCGAGGACCTGATGAAGCTGGTCAAGGGGCCGGACTTCCCCACCGGCGCCTTCATCTACGGCAGCGCCGGCATCCGCGAGGCCTACCGCACGGGCCGCGGCCGGGTGGTGATCCGCGCCCGGGCCACCATCGAATCGAGCAAGGGCGGCAAGGACGCCATCGTCGTCACGGAGATCCCCTACCAGGTCAACAAGACGCGCCTCATCGAGAAGATCGTCGAGCTGGTGCGCGACAAGAAGGTCAACGGCATCTCCGACATCCGCGACGAGTCCGACCGCGAGGGCATGCGCCTCGTCATCGAGCTGAAGCGTGACGCCGTGGCCAAGGTGGTGCTCAACCAGCTCTACAAGCACACGCAGATGCAGTCCACCTTCGGCGTGATCATGCTGGCGCTGGTCAAGGGCCAACCCCGCGTGCTGACGCTGAAACAGGTGATGGAGCAGTTCATCCTCCACCGCCTGGAGGTGATCGTGCGCCGTACGCGCTTCGACCTGGACAAGGCCGAGGCCCGCGCCCACATCCTGGAAGGCCTCAAGATCGCCCTCGACCACATCGACGAGGTGATCAAGCTGATCCGCGCCAGCGCCACCACGGAGATTGCCCGGGACGGCCTGATGGCGCGCTTCGCCCTGAGCGAGCTGCAGGCCAAGGCCATCCTCGAGATGCGCCTGCAGCGCCTCACCGGCCTGGAGCGCGACAAGCTGGAGCAGGAACTGAAAGCCCTGCGCGAACTCATCTTCGACCTCAAGCAGATCCTTGCCGACGAGGCCCGCCAGCGCGCCATCATCAAGGAGGAGCTGGACGACGCCGTGGCCCGCTACGGCGACAAGCGCCGCACGGAGATCATCCCCGACGAGGGCGAGTTCACCATCGAGGACATGATCGCCGAGGAGGACGTGGTCGTCACCCTGTCCGACGACGGCTTCATCAAGCGCCAGCCCGTCTCCGCCTTCCGCCGGCAGAATCGCGGCGGGCGCGGCATCACGGGGTCGGGCACCAAGGAAGAGGACCACATCGAGCACCTCTTCATCGCCTCGACCCACAACCACATGCTCTTCTTCACCGAGAACGGGCACTGCTACTGGCTGAAGGTGCACGAGATCCCGCAGGCGGGGCGCGCCAGCAAGGGGCGGGCCATCGTCAACCTGCTGGAGAAGCCGCGCGACGAGAAGATCGCCGCCGTCATCAACGTGAAGAGCTTCGACCCCGAACGCTACATCGTGATGGCCACCGAGAATGGCATCATCAAGAAGACCAGCCTGGAGGCCTACAGCCGGCCGCGCAAGGCGGGCATCAACGCCATCGAGATCCGCGAGGGCGACCGCCTGATGAACTGCAAGCTGACGGACGGCAGCCACGAAATCCTGCTGGGCACCGACGAGGGCAAGGCCATCCGCTTCTCCGAGAAGGAGGTGCGCCCCATGGGACGCACCGCCAGCGGCGTGATCGGCATCCAGCTCGACGACGGGGTCAAGGTGGTGGGCATGGTGGTGACGGCCAAGCAGGACGCCCAGATCCTGGTCGCCTGCGAGAGCGGCATGGGCAAGCGCACCAGCCTCGAGGAGTACCGCGCCACCCACCGCGGCGGCAAGGGTATCATCACGGTCAAGGTGACCGAGAAGACGGGCCGCATGGTCACCATGATGGAGGTGTCCGACGAGAACGACTTGATGATCATCACCGAGCGCGGCGTGATGATCCGCCAGCCCGTCGACCAGATCCGCCTCATCGGCCGCGCCACCCAGGGCGTCAAGCTCATCCGCCTGGACGAGGGCGACAAGATCGCCAGCATCGACAAAGTGGTGGCCGACCGCGAGATGGACGCCATGGGCATCCCCATCGGCCCGGACGACGGCGAGGAGCTGGACGAGGGCAATGGCGAGGAGAATGGAGTTCAGCCGGATGCGGGGGAGGACGAGGCGCCGCCCGCGGCGGCGGAAGACCCGGACGACGAGGAATAG
- a CDS encoding RHS repeat-associated core domain-containing protein, which translates to KSAEVVLPTSMHTLFAFIHVLFLTPLLVAPLLAVGWWLARRAHWPLPGNLTMQGSTHGARGLTRHNRAVAGWAHRNPMDYTPFGRELALSVEAKTTPEGYTGKPLDLTFGLQAMNYGARFYDPRLGRWWQRDPLAEEYASISPYLAMNNNPVSLVDPDGRSTQVLEDGTVVNVFDDGSLDINMWLTGQNSSYLVKVGETEYYDEFMDGKIPSGRIRLGEDWNSALAVGLDLGSKLNHFGLAVLSGHKGVLDLKTRSDIAPDGPYTGRLLNGKYISARSLGNYVFGKNCYNSGATWEETIYPITQENQPVVGSSGVAVPILLPDAECR; encoded by the coding sequence AAGAGCGCGGAGGTGGTCCTCCCCACCTCCATGCACACCCTGTTTGCCTTCATCCATGTGCTGTTTCTGACGCCGCTGCTGGTGGCGCCATTACTGGCAGTGGGGTGGTGGCTGGCCCGACGTGCCCACTGGCCCCTGCCGGGCAACCTGACGATGCAGGGGAGCACCCATGGCGCACGCGGCCTCACACGGCACAATCGTGCGGTTGCCGGCTGGGCGCATAGGAACCCCATGGACTACACGCCCTTCGGCCGCGAGCTGGCGCTTTCCGTCGAGGCCAAAACCACGCCCGAAGGCTACACGGGCAAGCCGCTGGATCTTACCTTTGGCCTGCAGGCGATGAATTACGGCGCAAGGTTCTATGATCCGCGGCTGGGGAGGTGGTGGCAGAGGGATCCGTTGGCGGAGGAATATGCTAGCATAAGCCCTTATCTGGCAATGAACAATAATCCGGTATCACTGGTTGACCCAGATGGAAGGTCAACGCAAGTGTTAGAAGATGGTACTGTTGTTAACGTTTTTGACGATGGATCGTTAGACATTAATATGTGGTTGACTGGGCAAAACAGCTCTTATCTTGTCAAGGTTGGAGAGACGGAATATTACGATGAATTTATGGATGGTAAGATTCCCAGCGGGAGAATCCGGTTGGGAGAAGATTGGAATAGTGCGCTCGCGGTTGGGCTGGATCTTGGTAGCAAGCTAAACCACTTCGGCTTAGCAGTATTGTCTGGACACAAGGGTGTATTGGATTTGAAGACGCGTTCTGATATTGCTCCTGATGGCCCATATACAGGCCGGTTACTGAACGGGAAATACATCAGTGCCAGATCGTTGGGAAATTACGTGTTCGGTAAGAACTGCTACAACAGTGGCGCTACGTGGGAGGAAACCATTTACCCAATTACGCAGGAGAATCAGCCAGTCGTAGGGTCCTCAGGGGTCGCTGTGCCGATCTTGCTGCCAGACGCAGAGTGCCGGTGA
- a CDS encoding IS1595 family transposase → MPSSLSIQFQKGLSLTDFQRLYGSVEQCRAAVYQLRWPTGFCCPRCGHAHGHVLKTRPLVQCARCRKQSSLTANTLFHCTKLPLPTWFLALYLIAQTKTGMSSLELARHLGVRQNTAWMMLHKTMAAMADKEAGRRLTGHIEVDDAYLGGQLHDQKVGRGSPNKVPFLLAIEKTKAGRPLRVLITVVGGFRKAVIRDWMRQHIVPGSLVTSDGLSCFSEVRVQGCDHQSVLVKGDRTIMNTIFYWTSTVLANLKTSLLGVYHQANRKYVHRFFALFQYRFNRRMNLVWLITGTLRLAARSAQRPLRTLRLADSPA, encoded by the coding sequence ATGCCGTCCTCACTCAGTATCCAGTTTCAGAAAGGTCTCAGCCTGACTGACTTTCAACGTCTATATGGGTCCGTCGAACAGTGCCGAGCGGCGGTGTACCAACTGCGCTGGCCGACCGGGTTTTGCTGCCCGCGCTGTGGACACGCTCATGGACATGTGCTGAAGACTCGGCCCTTGGTCCAATGCGCCCGTTGCCGGAAACAAAGCTCCCTGACCGCCAACACCCTGTTTCACTGCACGAAGCTGCCGCTGCCCACCTGGTTTCTGGCCCTCTACTTGATCGCCCAGACCAAGACCGGCATGTCCAGCTTGGAGTTGGCCCGGCACTTGGGGGTACGACAGAACACGGCCTGGATGATGCTTCACAAAACGATGGCAGCCATGGCCGACAAGGAGGCTGGGCGACGGCTGACGGGCCACATTGAGGTGGACGACGCCTACTTGGGCGGACAGTTGCACGACCAGAAGGTCGGGCGTGGATCCCCCAATAAGGTGCCCTTTTTGCTGGCCATCGAGAAGACCAAAGCCGGTCGACCCCTGCGTGTGCTCATCACCGTGGTCGGTGGGTTTCGCAAAGCGGTGATCCGGGATTGGATGCGCCAACACATCGTGCCTGGAAGCCTCGTCACCAGCGATGGACTGTCGTGCTTCAGCGAAGTCAGGGTTCAAGGCTGTGATCACCAATCCGTGCTCGTCAAGGGAGACCGGACCATCATGAATACGATTTTTTACTGGACCAGCACCGTGCTGGCCAACCTGAAGACCAGCTTGTTGGGGGTGTATCACCAGGCCAACCGCAAGTATGTCCACCGCTTCTTTGCCTTGTTCCAATACCGGTTCAATCGCCGCATGAATCTGGTCTGGCTCATCACCGGCACTCTGCGTCTGGCAGCAAGATCGGCACAGCGACCCCTGAGGACCCTACGACTGGCTGATTCTCCTGCGTAA